A single region of the Rattus rattus isolate New Zealand chromosome 8, Rrattus_CSIRO_v1, whole genome shotgun sequence genome encodes:
- the LOC116908237 gene encoding extensin-like, whose product MHQNTVLQRAYKFIKFSLYSHVQHRYLRPISTPAPLPQTHFHTLHPNLRPTSTPAPLTQTHFHTCTPTSDPLPHPAPLPQTHFHTLHPYLRPTSTPCTPTSDPLPHPAPLPQTHFHTCTPTSDPLPHLHPYLRPTSTPAPLPQTHFHTCTPTSVPLPHPAPLPQTHFHTLNPSSSPPPTPAPLPQTHFHTLHPYLRPTSTPCTPTSDPLPHLHPYLRPTSTPCTPTSDPLPHPAPLLQTHFHTLPLPQTHFYTPAPLFRSTSTPAPLPQTHFHTCTPTSDPLPYLHPYLRPTSTPRTPI is encoded by the exons ATGCACCAGAACACCGTTCTGCAACGTGCATACAAGTTCATAAAGTTCTCA TTGTATTCCCACGTCCAACACCGCTACCTCAGACCCATTTCCACACCTGCACCACTACCTCAGACCCACTTCCACACCCTGCACCCCAACCTCAGACCCACTTCCACACCTGCACCCCTAACTCAGACCCACTTCCACACCTGCACCCCTACCTCAGACCCACTTCCACACCCTGCACCCCTACCTCAGACCCACTTCCACACCCTGCACCCCTACCTCAGACCCACTTCCACACCCTGCACCCCTACCTCAGACCCACTTCCACACCCTGCACCCCTACCTCAGACCCACTTCCACACCTGCACCCCTACCTCAGACCCACTTCCACACCTGCACCCCTACCTCAGACCCACTTCCACACCTGCACCCCTACCTCAGACCCACTTCCACACCTGCACCCCTACCTCAGTCCCACTTCCACACCCTGCACCCCTACCTCAGACCCACTTCCACACCCTGAACCCCTCCTccagcccacctcccacccctgcacCCCTACCTCAGACCCACTTCCACACCCTGCACCCCTACCTCAGACCCACTTCCACACCCTGCACCCCTACCTCAGACCCACTTCCACACCTGCACCCCTACCTCAGACCCACTTCCACACCCTGCACCCCTACCTCAGACCCACTTCCACACCCTGCACCCCTACTTCAGACCCACTTCCACACCCTGCCCCTACCTCAGACCCACTTCTACACCCCTGCACCCCTATTTAGATCCACTTCCACACCTGCACCCCTACCTCAGACCCACTTCCACACCTGCACCCCTACCTCAGACCCACTTCCATACCTGCACCCCTACCTCAGACCCACTTCTACACCCCGCACCCCTATTTAG